In Acinetobacter pittii, one genomic interval encodes:
- a CDS encoding PhzF family phenazine biosynthesis protein, with translation MKMYQVDAFTKELFRGNPAAVIVEKEWLDTDLMQKIALENNLSETAFVKIIDAENYEIRWFTPTVEVDFCGHATLASAFVIFKDFTDKKTINFHVRNLGLFVVHQDEDGKIRMDFPIRKAHQVEDYPDILRQALTKPFKAVYQNVQAYIVEYESVQDVLDEQPDMNLLKALGKRTAITTAGMDVVITSKADQQYDCVSRYFAPVAGIDEDPVTGSIHTAIAPLWAGKLAKNNITAYQASSRGGVLYCNVLSEERIEIAGYGKLYMQAEIFP, from the coding sequence ATGAAAATGTATCAAGTCGACGCTTTTACAAAAGAGCTATTTCGTGGAAATCCGGCTGCTGTGATTGTTGAAAAAGAATGGCTGGATACAGATTTAATGCAGAAGATAGCACTTGAAAACAACTTGTCGGAAACTGCCTTTGTAAAAATTATAGATGCTGAAAATTATGAAATCCGTTGGTTTACACCAACGGTTGAAGTTGATTTTTGTGGGCATGCCACGCTTGCTAGCGCTTTTGTAATCTTTAAAGATTTTACTGATAAAAAGACAATTAATTTCCATGTACGAAATTTGGGGCTTTTTGTGGTACATCAAGATGAAGATGGAAAAATCAGAATGGATTTCCCGATTCGTAAAGCTCATCAAGTGGAAGATTATCCAGATATTTTACGCCAAGCTTTAACCAAACCTTTTAAAGCGGTTTATCAAAATGTTCAAGCCTATATTGTTGAGTATGAATCAGTACAAGATGTATTAGATGAGCAGCCTGATATGAATTTGCTCAAAGCTCTAGGTAAGAGAACTGCAATTACAACTGCTGGTATGGATGTTGTAATAACATCAAAAGCAGACCAGCAATATGATTGTGTATCGCGTTATTTTGCTCCTGTCGCGGGTATTGATGAAGACCCTGTTACAGGTTCAATTCATACCGCAATAGCGCCATTATGGGCAGGAAAACTCGCTAAAAATAATATTACGGCTTATCAGGCTTCTAGCCGCGGTGGGGTTTTATATTGCAACGTCCTGTCGGAGGAACGTATTGAAATCGCAGGATATGGAAAACTTTATATGCAAGCTGAAATTTTTCCTTAA
- a CDS encoding CHAD domain-containing protein: MVEVELKFQLPESKKKTVQQYLKKHKAKNIHLQAKYYDTPDRLLAKNGMALRLRKEDDQWVQTFKAAGQSHLHRVEEEIHLGKCEQEPDLNLELYQDNKVVMDLINTALGAHAEKLSLQFETDVQRTYHVFEADNTAIEVCLDDGVVKTADAQSVICEVEFELKQGPVKTLIQFAQQWINRYSLWLDVRSKAERGNLLALGQATSPAVHAKALTLNKDITAEQALKKIVENCLEQFLPNMAVIADGVAEAEHIHQARVSLRRLRSALKHFAGWSGELNPLWEEQIAELFRKLGDTRDEDAIRTEVLPVIQQHGSPELLLPVSAQPSKELSTIFTSADTIKLLLDLLAFAYSEEDSENKTGGLKKHIKKSLDKLHHKVISHADHFSELEVVEQHKIRKQAKQLRYCVEFISSLYSNKKVQQYLKQLQPVQNTLGHYNDLFIAEGIFNKAIENDSSFWFALGWVKAKQPQLQKRSAKALQTFSQTETFW; the protein is encoded by the coding sequence ATGGTCGAAGTCGAGCTAAAGTTTCAGTTACCTGAATCGAAGAAAAAAACTGTCCAGCAATACTTAAAAAAACATAAAGCAAAAAATATTCACTTACAAGCAAAGTATTACGATACTCCTGATCGACTGCTTGCAAAAAATGGTATGGCTCTACGTCTACGTAAAGAAGATGATCAATGGGTACAAACATTTAAAGCTGCAGGTCAAAGCCATCTTCACCGTGTTGAAGAAGAAATTCATTTAGGTAAGTGTGAGCAAGAACCTGACTTAAACCTTGAGTTATATCAAGATAATAAAGTAGTCATGGATTTAATTAATACAGCTTTAGGAGCACACGCTGAAAAATTGAGTTTGCAGTTTGAGACCGATGTACAGCGTACCTACCACGTATTTGAAGCAGATAATACAGCGATTGAAGTTTGTTTAGATGATGGTGTGGTAAAAACGGCGGATGCACAAAGTGTAATTTGCGAAGTCGAATTTGAACTCAAGCAAGGTCCAGTGAAAACGCTTATTCAATTTGCACAGCAATGGATTAATCGTTACTCACTTTGGCTTGATGTAAGAAGTAAAGCTGAGCGTGGCAACTTATTAGCACTAGGGCAAGCTACCTCACCTGCTGTTCATGCCAAAGCTCTGACACTAAATAAAGATATTACTGCTGAACAGGCTTTAAAAAAGATTGTTGAAAACTGTTTGGAACAGTTCTTGCCAAATATGGCTGTCATTGCCGATGGCGTTGCTGAAGCTGAGCATATTCATCAGGCACGTGTAAGCTTACGTCGTTTACGTAGTGCGCTTAAGCATTTCGCTGGTTGGTCAGGCGAGCTAAATCCACTTTGGGAAGAACAAATTGCTGAGCTTTTCCGTAAACTTGGAGACACTCGTGATGAAGATGCTATTCGCACCGAAGTGTTACCTGTTATTCAACAACACGGTTCACCTGAACTTTTACTACCAGTTTCAGCCCAGCCCTCAAAAGAACTTTCAACAATCTTTACCTCTGCGGACACGATTAAGCTATTACTTGATTTATTAGCATTTGCTTATTCAGAAGAAGATTCAGAGAACAAAACTGGTGGGTTAAAAAAACATATTAAAAAGAGTTTAGATAAGTTACATCATAAAGTGATTAGCCATGCTGACCATTTCTCTGAGCTTGAAGTTGTTGAACAGCACAAAATAAGAAAGCAAGCTAAGCAGTTACGTTATTGTGTTGAATTTATTTCAAGTCTTTATTCAAACAAAAAAGTACAGCAATATTTAAAACAGCTACAACCTGTACAAAACACTTTAGGCCACTATAACGACTTATTTATTGCAGAAGGTATTTTCAATAAAGCTATTGAAAATGACTCATCTTTCTGGTTTGCTCTAGGCTGGGTAAAAGCCAAACAGCCGCAGCTACAAAAGCGTTCAGCAAAAGCTTTACAAACCTTTAGTCAGACTGAAACTTTCTGGTAA
- a CDS encoding LysR family transcriptional regulator: protein MLLKSLEFFLAVAESGSFSLAAQKMYTVQSNITSHIKKLEEELGVILFNRNNPVTLTNAGQQLHSYAVQMIALHNKAKKIFQEGDIDPNETIRLGSMETTAAIRLPQLLNQCMQQYPNLPIELQTHPTRYLLSAVQQGEVDCAFVASKYVIPELYSFPVWHEELVLVCPKQQVSFPDKATLAKTRFIAFRQGCSYRHAIELFLNDFSVPPSQIMEMGSLDGIVSCVELGVGFALLPKSYLTKVADKVSVNCFGLNTESAFFTTYLVAQLPETWGTNLKQFIRFIEQQFELKVA, encoded by the coding sequence ATGTTACTTAAGTCTCTAGAGTTTTTTTTAGCTGTTGCAGAGAGTGGAAGTTTTTCATTGGCTGCACAAAAAATGTATACGGTTCAATCGAATATCACGAGCCATATAAAAAAACTTGAAGAAGAGTTGGGGGTTATTTTATTCAATCGCAATAACCCAGTGACCTTAACCAATGCCGGACAACAGCTACATAGTTATGCTGTTCAAATGATTGCGCTACATAATAAAGCTAAAAAGATCTTTCAAGAAGGTGATATTGACCCGAATGAAACCATTCGTTTGGGCAGTATGGAAACGACAGCAGCAATACGTCTTCCTCAATTACTCAATCAATGTATGCAGCAATATCCAAATTTACCGATTGAGTTACAAACCCACCCAACCCGATATTTGTTGAGTGCGGTGCAGCAAGGAGAGGTGGATTGTGCTTTCGTTGCTTCTAAATATGTGATTCCAGAGTTATATAGTTTTCCTGTCTGGCACGAAGAGCTGGTTCTGGTTTGTCCAAAGCAACAAGTGAGCTTTCCAGACAAGGCCACCCTTGCAAAGACTAGATTTATAGCATTTCGGCAAGGTTGCTCATATCGACATGCCATAGAGCTTTTCTTGAATGATTTTAGCGTTCCGCCTTCACAAATCATGGAAATGGGAAGCCTTGACGGAATCGTGAGTTGTGTGGAATTGGGTGTGGGTTTTGCCTTATTACCGAAGTCATATCTCACAAAAGTTGCAGATAAAGTTTCAGTCAATTGTTTTGGATTAAATACGGAATCTGCTTTTTTTACTACCTACTTGGTTGCTCAGTTACCAGAAACCTGGGGAACCAATTTAAAGCAGTTTATTCGTTTTATTGAGCAACAATTTGAATTAAAGGTTGCTTAA
- the ydjN gene encoding L-cystine transporter, translating to MNIPLIINIVVFVGLIFLLAQTRKTDWSLSKKVLAGLVLGVVFGLGLHLIYGGGHPILAESISWFNIVGNGYVKLLQMVVMPLVFVSILGAVAKLHQASSLGKISFYTIGTLLFTTLIAALVGVFVTNLFGLTAKGLVQGAAETARLTAINTDYVGKVTDLSVPQFILSFIPSNPFAELTGANPTSIISVVIFAVFLGIAALNLMKDDAEKGQRILTAIQTLQSWVMKLVRLVMTLTPYGVFALMTKVVASSNVADILNLGGFLVASYLGLAIMFVVHAIILTLTGVSPLKFFKKVAPVLTFAFTSRSSAASIPLSIETQTRRLGIPESIASFSASFGATIGQNGCAGLYPAMLAVMVAPTMGVNTLDPMWIASLVGIVTLSSIGVAGVGGGATFAALIVLPAMGLPVTLVALLISIEPLIDMGRTALNVNGSMTAGVVTSQLMGQTDKEILDSEDEIELTQHH from the coding sequence ATGAATATACCCTTAATCATCAATATTGTGGTTTTCGTCGGGTTAATATTTTTACTCGCCCAAACACGTAAAACAGATTGGAGCTTATCAAAAAAAGTTCTGGCTGGCTTAGTTCTAGGTGTGGTGTTTGGTTTAGGACTACATTTGATTTATGGCGGTGGCCATCCGATTCTTGCTGAATCTATTAGCTGGTTTAATATCGTTGGAAACGGCTATGTAAAACTTTTACAAATGGTTGTTATGCCTTTGGTATTTGTGTCTATTTTGGGAGCGGTTGCAAAATTACACCAAGCCTCATCTTTAGGCAAAATCAGTTTTTATACGATTGGTACCTTACTCTTTACAACACTGATTGCTGCCCTGGTAGGGGTGTTTGTTACAAACCTGTTTGGCTTAACTGCAAAAGGTTTAGTGCAAGGTGCTGCTGAAACTGCACGTTTAACTGCGATTAATACAGACTATGTAGGTAAAGTTACCGATTTAAGTGTACCGCAATTTATTCTTTCCTTTATTCCAAGTAATCCATTTGCTGAATTAACTGGCGCCAATCCAACTTCAATTATTAGTGTGGTTATTTTTGCTGTCTTTTTAGGGATAGCAGCACTCAACCTAATGAAAGATGATGCAGAGAAAGGTCAGCGTATTTTAACTGCAATTCAGACTTTGCAGTCTTGGGTAATGAAGCTGGTTCGTCTAGTGATGACACTTACACCGTATGGTGTTTTTGCACTTATGACAAAAGTTGTGGCAAGTTCGAATGTCGCAGATATCTTAAACCTTGGTGGTTTCTTGGTGGCATCTTATTTAGGTCTAGCGATCATGTTTGTTGTGCATGCGATTATCTTGACCCTGACAGGTGTTTCTCCACTTAAATTCTTCAAAAAAGTTGCTCCTGTTTTGACATTTGCATTTACCAGTCGTTCAAGTGCTGCAAGTATTCCGCTCAGTATCGAAACCCAAACTCGTCGTTTAGGTATTCCTGAATCTATTGCGAGTTTCTCAGCTTCTTTTGGGGCAACCATTGGTCAAAATGGTTGTGCAGGTTTATATCCAGCAATGCTCGCGGTGATGGTTGCGCCAACCATGGGGGTTAACACGCTAGACCCAATGTGGATTGCATCGTTGGTTGGTATTGTAACTTTAAGTTCAATTGGAGTTGCCGGAGTAGGTGGTGGTGCGACTTTCGCTGCGCTAATCGTGCTTCCTGCTATGGGCTTGCCAGTGACTTTGGTTGCACTGCTTATTTCAATCGAGCCACTCATTGATATGGGGCGTACTGCCTTAAACGTAAATGGCTCAATGACCGCTGGTGTTGTGACCAGTCAATTAATGGGTCAGACCGATAAAGAAATATTAGACAGTGAAGATGAAATTGAGCTAACTCAACATCATTAA
- a CDS encoding DUF3144 domain-containing protein gives MSQKINATDITEEEALNAVFFERADEFIKQANDFCRPPKDKKVDPAELRGQVSAAMLFATARFNTWVAANNFKDGNEMRDAKDQVMSYLLQQFQMMLEDNFDEYCEQFENYLRFRKNEDFHAHKHDH, from the coding sequence ATGTCTCAAAAGATTAATGCAACAGATATTACTGAAGAAGAAGCGTTAAATGCTGTTTTCTTTGAGCGTGCGGATGAATTTATTAAACAGGCTAATGATTTTTGCCGCCCGCCAAAAGATAAAAAAGTTGATCCAGCTGAGTTACGTGGTCAAGTGAGTGCTGCGATGTTGTTTGCTACTGCCCGCTTCAACACATGGGTGGCAGCAAATAACTTTAAAGATGGTAATGAAATGCGTGATGCGAAAGATCAGGTCATGTCTTACCTTCTTCAACAATTTCAAATGATGCTTGAAGATAACTTCGATGAGTATTGTGAGCAATTCGAAAATTATTTACGTTTCCGTAAAAATGAAGATTTTCACGCGCATAAACACGATCATTAA
- the icd gene encoding NADP-dependent isocitrate dehydrogenase has protein sequence MGYQKIVVPADGDKIKVNADLSLSVPNHPIIPFIEGDGIGVDITPTMKAVVDAAILKAYGGKRSIEWMEVYCGEKANKIYGNYMPEETFEALREFVVSIKGPLTTPVGGGIRSLNVALRQELDLYVCVRPVRWFEGVPSPVQHPELTDMVIFRENSEDIYAGIEWKADSEEAKKVIKFLQEEMGVTKIRFPEGCGIGIKPVSKEGTQRLVRKAIQFAIENDKPSVTLVHKGNIMKYTEGAFKEWGYELALDRFGGELIDGGPWVKIKNPRTGKDIIIKDVIADAFLQQILMRPADYSVIATLNLNGDYISDALAAEVGGIGIAPGANIGGAIAVYEATHGTAPKYAGQDKVNPGSIILSAEMMLRDMGWIEAADLIIKGISGAIAAKTVTYDFERLMPGATLLRCSEFGDAIIKHMED, from the coding sequence ATGGGTTATCAGAAGATCGTGGTTCCTGCCGACGGTGACAAAATCAAAGTAAATGCAGACCTATCACTGAGCGTACCAAATCATCCAATTATTCCCTTCATTGAAGGCGACGGTATTGGTGTGGATATTACACCAACAATGAAAGCAGTCGTAGATGCTGCGATTTTAAAAGCTTACGGTGGTAAACGCTCAATCGAATGGATGGAAGTGTATTGCGGCGAAAAAGCCAATAAAATTTATGGCAACTATATGCCCGAAGAAACTTTCGAAGCACTCCGCGAGTTTGTTGTATCCATCAAAGGTCCTTTAACCACACCAGTTGGTGGAGGCATTCGTTCACTCAACGTTGCTTTGCGCCAAGAATTAGATCTATATGTTTGTGTACGACCAGTGCGTTGGTTTGAAGGCGTTCCATCACCCGTTCAACACCCTGAATTAACCGATATGGTGATTTTTCGTGAAAACTCGGAAGATATCTATGCCGGTATTGAATGGAAAGCTGATTCAGAAGAAGCTAAAAAAGTAATTAAGTTTCTTCAAGAAGAAATGGGTGTTACAAAAATTCGTTTCCCTGAAGGATGTGGTATTGGAATTAAACCTGTTTCAAAAGAAGGAACACAGCGTTTAGTCCGTAAAGCCATTCAGTTTGCAATCGAAAATGACAAGCCTTCTGTGACGCTGGTTCACAAGGGTAATATCATGAAATACACCGAAGGCGCATTTAAAGAGTGGGGCTATGAATTGGCTCTAGATCGTTTCGGTGGAGAGCTGATTGATGGTGGTCCATGGGTTAAAATTAAAAACCCTAGAACGGGTAAAGACATTATTATTAAAGATGTCATTGCAGATGCGTTTTTACAACAGATCTTGATGCGTCCAGCTGATTACTCTGTGATTGCTACCCTAAATTTAAACGGGGACTATATTTCTGATGCTTTGGCAGCAGAAGTAGGCGGTATTGGTATTGCACCTGGTGCAAATATTGGTGGTGCAATTGCAGTTTATGAAGCAACTCATGGGACTGCGCCTAAATATGCAGGTCAGGATAAAGTAAACCCCGGTTCTATTATTCTTTCTGCCGAAATGATGCTACGCGATATGGGGTGGATAGAGGCTGCTGACCTGATCATTAAAGGGATTTCTGGAGCGATTGCTGCCAAAACTGTAACTTACGATTTTGAGCGCCTAATGCCAGGTGCAACCTTGTTACGTTGTTCTGAGTTTGGTGATGCGATTATCAAACACATGGAAGATTAA
- a CDS encoding pitrilysin family protein yields MFMQFKQLTLSLCILGLSAASWAQTTLVKSKQNIEEYKLDNGFRIVLAPNAKENKIFINTIYLTGSLNDPQGKSGLAHLLEHLAFKGTKNVKGEEFQRRLDQYTLMTNASTDYYSTKYTNIVRPEKTALDQVLYLESERMDKLVLQEKFVPSEIEIVKREREVRMDQPFAVLMDQMWKSAYGNQYLGRLPIGDLPELKSIKMPELNQFYRSWYAPNNAVMVISGKFDKTDVLKTIDQYFSPIAAREVPKPVQIPVLDSTKIKNRQFMVKKGSDLAKFHIYMNGKNTKIQPTLALAPLLYTMQPSGHLYQDMVETGITTNVESSTWLDQDFNVVFLGAIYSPSNDPKKVESSLLAGIEKGKPFTEVELNRVKSLMKTQGDLITKDAVALGSRLSDYTVAGGQWDQYFKDLDLVEKVKLDEVNQTLKQFLVAEHRIDGEILPTPEDQKKAQQQNSKEIPKTLDQVEVKAEPLKDPKVYQQEVAEFLKTSKQYVESNEKKIIRGKLKNGMKYALFPVETRDDRTYATITMDFGTEKSLFNKGTVVDLTSYLLLRGSDKYSLQDIADKSIDAGGAAYASADGNGMTINIQSKSEKFDEFFKFVLDVMKNPKFEQSQFDLIKSQSLSSLDRPYTEPDVVAGLTLSRLLEEYQPGDLRYHFEPELAKQQLKNATQEQVKELYERFFAMNHAQIAITGEFDAKKMQKLLNQEFGRWNGKQPYQKILIDHVDFPAQKVHVLSEQREFGSYQSVLSLPVGKNHPDASALILMNYILGESQISSRLAQELREKNALVYGFGSGLQLDRDTNVGALSISANYTSGRSAQVSASIHKVLNDLVKNGVTEQELQAAKADIMKKRVTALEDERNIHGMLNLQLETDKTLQDRIRHDQELTKLTVADVNRVIKKYIKPEHLVEVMADQYGQAAKK; encoded by the coding sequence ATGTTTATGCAGTTTAAACAACTGACTCTCTCCCTGTGTATTCTTGGTTTAAGTGCTGCATCTTGGGCACAAACTACATTAGTAAAAAGTAAGCAAAATATTGAGGAATATAAATTAGATAATGGTTTTCGGATTGTTTTAGCACCGAATGCCAAAGAAAATAAAATCTTTATTAATACCATTTATTTAACTGGTTCATTAAATGACCCGCAAGGCAAAAGTGGCTTGGCTCATTTGCTTGAGCACTTGGCTTTTAAAGGGACTAAAAATGTTAAAGGGGAAGAATTCCAGCGCCGTTTAGATCAATATACATTGATGACAAACGCCAGTACGGATTATTATTCAACAAAATATACCAATATCGTTCGTCCAGAGAAAACTGCGCTTGATCAGGTGCTGTATCTTGAATCTGAACGTATGGATAAATTAGTTCTTCAAGAAAAATTTGTTCCTTCTGAAATTGAAATCGTAAAGCGCGAACGTGAAGTCCGTATGGATCAGCCATTTGCTGTGCTGATGGATCAAATGTGGAAGTCAGCTTACGGTAATCAATATCTAGGACGTTTACCGATTGGTGATTTGCCTGAGCTTAAATCTATTAAGATGCCTGAATTAAACCAGTTCTATCGTAGCTGGTATGCGCCTAATAATGCAGTCATGGTGATTTCAGGTAAGTTCGATAAAACAGATGTATTAAAAACAATTGACCAATATTTTAGTCCAATTGCGGCACGAGAGGTTCCAAAACCTGTACAGATTCCTGTACTTGACTCTACAAAAATAAAAAATCGTCAGTTCATGGTGAAAAAGGGAAGTGATCTGGCTAAATTCCATATCTATATGAATGGTAAAAATACCAAAATTCAGCCAACACTCGCTTTAGCCCCTTTGTTATATACCATGCAGCCAAGTGGTCATTTATATCAGGACATGGTTGAAACGGGCATTACCACAAATGTAGAGTCTAGCACTTGGTTAGACCAAGATTTTAATGTGGTGTTTTTAGGCGCGATTTATTCACCAAGTAATGATCCTAAAAAAGTTGAAAGCTCTTTGCTAGCGGGCATTGAAAAAGGGAAGCCTTTTACCGAAGTTGAATTAAATCGTGTTAAAAGTTTAATGAAAACTCAAGGTGACCTAATCACGAAAGATGCGGTAGCACTGGGGTCACGTTTAAGTGATTACACCGTTGCTGGCGGGCAGTGGGATCAATATTTTAAAGATTTAGATTTGGTAGAAAAAGTTAAGCTAGATGAAGTAAATCAAACTTTAAAACAGTTCCTTGTAGCTGAGCATCGTATTGATGGTGAAATTCTACCAACGCCTGAAGACCAGAAAAAAGCTCAACAGCAAAATTCAAAAGAGATCCCTAAAACTCTAGATCAGGTAGAAGTAAAGGCCGAGCCTTTAAAAGATCCAAAGGTATATCAACAAGAAGTTGCAGAGTTTTTAAAAACTTCAAAGCAATATGTTGAAAGTAATGAGAAAAAGATTATCCGTGGAAAACTGAAAAATGGAATGAAATATGCCTTATTCCCGGTTGAAACACGTGATGATCGTACTTATGCAACGATTACTATGGACTTCGGGACAGAAAAATCTTTATTTAATAAAGGTACGGTAGTTGATTTAACCTCATACTTATTGCTTCGTGGTTCTGATAAATATAGTTTGCAAGATATTGCCGATAAGTCGATTGATGCCGGCGGCGCTGCTTATGCAAGTGCTGACGGCAATGGCATGACGATTAACATTCAGTCTAAATCAGAAAAATTTGATGAGTTTTTCAAGTTTGTTCTTGATGTGATGAAAAATCCGAAATTTGAGCAATCTCAATTTGATTTAATTAAATCGCAAAGCTTATCAAGCCTTGATCGTCCTTATACCGAGCCAGATGTAGTAGCAGGCTTAACACTTTCACGTTTGCTTGAAGAATACCAACCGGGTGATTTGCGTTATCACTTTGAACCTGAACTGGCAAAACAGCAGTTGAAAAATGCAACTCAAGAGCAAGTGAAAGAGTTGTATGAACGTTTCTTTGCAATGAACCACGCTCAAATTGCCATTACAGGCGAATTTGATGCGAAAAAGATGCAGAAATTACTGAATCAGGAATTTGGTCGTTGGAACGGTAAACAGCCATATCAAAAAATCTTGATTGATCACGTTGATTTTCCAGCACAGAAAGTTCATGTTTTATCTGAGCAACGTGAATTTGGTAGCTACCAAAGCGTACTGTCACTGCCAGTTGGGAAAAACCATCCAGATGCATCTGCTCTTATTTTAATGAACTATATTTTAGGCGAATCTCAAATTTCCTCACGTTTGGCTCAAGAGCTTCGTGAGAAAAATGCACTAGTTTATGGTTTTGGAAGTGGGCTGCAACTTGACCGTGATACGAATGTAGGGGCTTTGAGTATTAGTGCAAATTATACTTCGGGTCGTTCAGCCCAAGTGTCTGCATCAATACATAAAGTGTTGAATGACTTGGTGAAAAACGGTGTAACTGAGCAAGAACTTCAAGCTGCTAAAGCAGATATCATGAAGAAACGAGTTACGGCATTAGAAGATGAACGTAATATTCATGGGATGTTAAATCTACAGCTTGAAACAGACAAAACATTGCAAGACCGAATTCGTCATGATCAAGAGTTAACTAAATTGACTGTTGCGGACGTCAATAGAGTAATTAAAAAGTATATTAAACCTGAGCATTTGGTCGAAGTGATGGCTGATCAATATGGTCAGGCAGCAAAAAAATAA
- a CDS encoding YbfB/YjiJ family MFS transporter, with the protein MIDKLVFNNKKIERLLMSTFYRMSIIVFLATCLGIGVFRFSYTALMPIMIEQYHWNHDFASYLGSANLLGYLMGALLALPSIKEKYIPSLIVLSAIAGSLSLLCCSFMDMPLVWFIVWRTISGIAGGLLMILAPSFAMKYTPNTQRLKVNFLGFSGIGVGVLSATIIIPLLKNMPVHYVWDIFAGLSLLGSLTLYRLLTRNTAQIIKSQSTSLQASQKSRLGLVIIIAYMCSAFAYIPHSLFWMDYLSGTLHFPLQQRNLFWVLYGMGSCIGALVAYGLSRIMGYLQTIKWLYAIYCLAVVLPCLSQMTSLLALSSLLTGLLTPATVFISSYSLLQIYEQRYQKLWSLATIGFASTQLLGGVVISTLHHLHWSYAHLFLLGGIVLFFAICLLLPIRPSLTSTLGETKS; encoded by the coding sequence ATGATTGATAAACTCGTTTTTAATAATAAAAAAATTGAGCGTCTTCTCATGTCTACGTTTTATCGAATGAGCATAATTGTCTTTTTGGCAACTTGTTTGGGAATTGGTGTTTTTAGATTTTCCTATACTGCGCTCATGCCTATCATGATCGAGCAGTATCACTGGAATCACGATTTTGCCAGTTACTTAGGCAGTGCAAATTTATTGGGATATCTCATGGGTGCCTTATTGGCGCTGCCCAGTATTAAAGAAAAGTACATCCCCTCCCTCATCGTACTTTCGGCTATAGCTGGTAGCCTTAGCCTACTATGTTGTTCATTCATGGATATGCCTCTGGTATGGTTCATTGTCTGGCGTACGATTTCAGGTATTGCCGGTGGTTTACTTATGATTTTGGCGCCTAGCTTTGCAATGAAATACACTCCCAACACGCAAAGATTAAAAGTTAATTTTTTAGGATTTAGCGGGATTGGTGTCGGCGTTTTATCTGCCACTATTATTATTCCCTTACTTAAAAATATGCCCGTACATTATGTTTGGGATATTTTTGCTGGTCTTTCTCTATTAGGAAGCTTAACTCTTTATCGATTATTAACTCGTAATACTGCCCAGATTATTAAATCGCAATCGACCTCTCTACAAGCTTCACAAAAATCACGTTTGGGTCTGGTTATTATTATTGCCTATATGTGTAGTGCCTTTGCCTATATTCCCCATTCTTTGTTTTGGATGGATTATTTATCTGGAACTCTGCATTTTCCCCTACAGCAAAGAAATCTATTTTGGGTTCTCTATGGAATGGGAAGCTGTATTGGTGCACTTGTTGCTTATGGCTTAAGCCGAATAATGGGATATCTACAAACTATTAAATGGTTATATGCCATTTACTGCCTAGCTGTTGTTTTACCTTGCCTTTCACAAATGACTTCTTTACTGGCCTTATCTTCGCTTCTGACAGGTTTACTCACTCCCGCAACCGTATTTATTAGTTCTTATAGTCTGTTACAGATTTATGAGCAACGTTATCAAAAGCTTTGGAGCCTTGCCACTATTGGGTTTGCTAGCACTCAGCTTTTAGGAGGTGTTGTCATTAGTACTTTACATCATTTGCATTGGTCTTATGCACATCTTTTTCTTTTAGGTGGAATCGTTCTCTTTTTTGCGATTTGCCTTTTGCTTCCTATACGCCCCTCTCTCACCTCAACTCTCGGAGAAACTAAATCGTGA
- a CDS encoding DUF962 domain-containing protein, producing the protein MIVNAPINFSHEAQPEFELPIKNYQDFYRFYLTEHRNIMSRRLHVVGSSIGIYFFSKAIRKKQAKYVLYGLVAGYANAWVGHFVFEKNKPASFKQPFYSFISDWRMLSDVARGRLSLVDRKFDKIPS; encoded by the coding sequence ATGATCGTGAATGCACCAATAAACTTTAGCCATGAAGCTCAGCCAGAGTTTGAATTACCGATTAAAAACTATCAGGACTTTTATCGTTTTTATTTAACTGAACACCGTAACATCATGAGCAGACGCTTACATGTGGTGGGTAGCAGTATTGGCATATACTTTTTTTCAAAAGCAATTCGTAAGAAACAGGCCAAATATGTGCTCTATGGTTTGGTAGCTGGTTATGCAAATGCCTGGGTTGGACATTTTGTGTTTGAAAAAAATAAACCTGCCAGTTTTAAACAGCCTTTTTATAGTTTTATTTCTGATTGGCGAATGTTGTCGGATGTTGCACGTGGCCGTTTGAGTTTGGTTGATCGTAAGTTTGATAAAATTCCGAGTTAA